From the Musa acuminata AAA Group cultivar baxijiao chromosome BXJ3-7, Cavendish_Baxijiao_AAA, whole genome shotgun sequence genome, one window contains:
- the LOC135585799 gene encoding protein HESO1-like isoform X6: MSLDASGNNGGFPTVEAFGSFVMDLFTSSSDLDLSVNFSNNMNNFPRKEKISVLGKLSKVLYGHQRKGHVTGVLPIMGARVPVLKVVDCRTGVECDISVENKDGISRSLIFRFVSSIDERFRILCYLMKAWAKAHDINSSKDRTMNSLSIIALVAFHLQTRNPPILPPFCALLKDGTDMLSIEHRVAGFKNFGIRNRESVAELFVSLLRKLLSVMHLWGHGLCASTCEGSWICKKQWASGVGNMNVEDFLDRSENFARSVGEAGMQKIYECIRRSLSDLSRFAMRQIDALELKELIFKSVDDLNAPKKGVHKEVVQHKRRYPFHDAGTSVKPMTSKRPRYLEPMRAPDHARYQTPNPLAALQSQATSYGIHRPGLIFGSPQPAFTPYHHHRQRPVASLGAGYGSPPLQQHPFASQRGYGSYHQPVLPGPPYIRHSQQRDQQDQDYLFPGRGSSK, encoded by the exons ATGAGCTTGGATGCCTCAG GTAATAATGGTGGCTTCCCAACTGTTGAGGCATTTGGATCTTTTGTTATGGACTTATTTACCTCTAGCAGTGATCTGGATCTGTCTGTTAACTTCAGTAATAACATGAATAACTTCCCTCGTAAGGAGAAGATTTCTGTTCTTGGGAAGCTTTCCAAAGTCTTGTATGGTCATCAAA GGAAAGGACATGTCACTGGAGTCTTGCCAATTATGGGAGCTAGAGTTCCAGTTTTGAAGGTTGTAGACTGTAGAACTGGAGTTGAATGTGATATTTCAGTTGAAAACAAGGATGGTATTTCAAGatccttgatttttagatttgtctCTTCAATTGATGAAAGGTTTCGGATATTGTGTTATCTG ATGAAGGCTTGGGCAAAAGCACATGACATTAACAGCTCAAAAGACCGCACTATGAACTCTTTATCCATCATAGCGTTAGTTGCTTTTCATTTACAG ACCCGGAATCCTCCTATTCTTCCTCCTTTCTGTGCATTGTTAAAAG ATGGGACAGATATGTTAAGTATAGAGCACAGAGTTGCTGGATTCAAGAACTTTGGTATAAGAAATCGAGAATCTGTAGCTGAATTATTTGTGTCTCTATTGAGGAAG TTGTTATCAGTTATGCATTTGTGGGGGCATGGTCTCTGTGCCAGTACCTGCGAAGGATCATGGATTTGTAAGAAGCAATGGGCATCTGGAGTTGGCAACATGAAC GTGGAAGATTTTCTGGACCGGTCCGAAAATTTTGCAAGATCGGTCGGGGAAGCTGGGATGCAGAAGATCTATGAATGCATTCGACGTTCTCTCAGTGATCTATCACGTTTTGCAATGCGTCAGATTGATGCACTGGAGTTAAAGGAACTTATTTTCAAATCAGTTGATGATCTGAATGCACCAAAGAAAGGTGTTCACAAAGAAGTAGTGCAACATAAGAGGAGATACCCCTTCCATGATGCTGGTACTTCAGTTAAGCCTATGACCTCGAAGAGGCCAAGGTACCTGGAACCTATGCGAGCTCCAGACCATGCTCGCTATCAGACTCCAAATCCCTTGGCTGCACTTCAATCACAGGCTACTAGTTATGGAATACACAGGCCAGGTCTCATCTTTGGTTCCCCTCAACCAGCTTTCACGCCATACCACCATCACCGACAACGTCCGGTTGCTTCTCTCGGAGCTGGTTATGGGTCACCTCCCCTACAACAACACCCATTTGCTTCTCAACGAGGTTATGGATCATATCATCAGCCAGTCCTCCCCGGTCCTCCTTACATCCGTCATTCGCAGCAGCGTGACCAACAGGATCAAGACTACCTGTTTCCTGGCCGTGGTTCATCAAAATGA